TGCGGCTCTACTGTAATCACTTCTTTTTTCATAAAATCTTTTACTCTCATCTCGCCTCCTTTTCTTTTTGCTAACCAATTCAACATGGATTGTTAGAACCTATCTCAAAAATGCATCTAATCCGCCAGAGGCGGACAGGCGCCCAATGGTTGTGTTGAAAACCGATTCAAAATGCTCGAATACTATCGTGTATGCTCCACTTTTGAATCGGTTTTCGCCTTGCTCTTGAGCGTGATTTACTATTTTTGAGATAGTTCTAGTTAAACAATCGAAAACTAATGGCGCTCTGTGATGCTGTCAAGGTTGGTTTTTGGCAGCTTTTATTTGATTTGAGGGGGTGCATCCAGCTATGCTACGATGACTAACAAGTGGGTTTATTGGATGTGTCTGGCCCCTTTGTGTGTGTGCGCCACGATTGCATCAGTTAAGAACACCGTGGCGCATATCAGTGTTTGGCTTTTAAGTGTTGGTTGTTTTGCTTCGCCCTATAGGCAATAACGCCTGTTGTCCGGCTCTGGGACAAAGCCTTTGGGGAAAAGGGCGCTATCTGCCAGCGATTATTTGAAACGATCGGATATATCTAACCGGTACAACCCAGCTCGCGGGTTCATATGAGATCGGAATCTGAGTTTGATTTTAAGAAATGATATCCTAAATTTGTAGCGATTCGACCAAGGAGGATTTTATGAAAGTGCCCATGCGCAAAAAAGACCGCGAAATTACCGATCCAATCGAAATAGAGCGCGTTCTCAAAGAGGGTGAAATCATCAGCGTGGCCATGTCTAAAGGAGACCAGCCCTACGTGCTGCCATTTAACTATGGTTTTTTAAACGGATTGATCTATATTCATTCGGCTAACAAAGGTTTCAAGCTGGAAGTGTTGGCGAAAAACCCCAATGTTGCTTTCAACGTCATCACAGATGTTCAACTTCTTCCGGCTGATAAGCCCAGCGACTGCTCGGTGGCCTATTCCAGCGTGGTGGGTTTTGGCCGGGTGCGCATCGTCGAAGATCCCGTTGAAAAGCTGGCCGCTCTGGAGGCCATCATGGTGCAGTATTTTCCCAAAAACGATGCCTGGCAATATCCAGATAAGGTCGTGGCGGCCTGTACGGTGTGGTGCATCGAGATCAAGCATCTGACCGGCAAAACCAAGCAGCCTCCCCAGGAGGAATAACACGGATAAAATTTAGTCAGGCCAGGCCTCGAGTTTTAAAATCAACCGGTTCTTTTTGGTTTGAATACGCTTTTAAATTTGGAGATCACTACATCCAATACGGATCTGAATATCATTTTTATGAGGTTCGGTTCGGATGCTGAGTCTGTCCGTAAGGGCGTCTCGGAGGCACCCTTTTCTTCGGCACCCATGATGGCCTGATTAAAGCTATCCAGACCCTGTTTGACTAGCGAGTGCGCGACCTGCTCCATAAAACCGCCCACCATGCTGGCCATGGGGCCGCTGATATCGACATTGACAGCATAGATCACCCGGCTTTCCAGATCATTGCTTTTTTCAAATTGCATTTCCCAGGTTCCGTCAATTTTCCCCAAGCCCCCCTGGCCGACAATCGAGCCCTTGATGGTATCAAAAGGATTTTTTTCCAATATTCTTAGGGTTCCGGAGTAGTGCCCCTGAACGGCTGGTATTCCCAAAACCATTTTAATCCTGTATTCATCCTCTGCCGGTTGGACGATGTCTTTACAGCCCGGAATGACCCGCGACATAAAAACCGGTTCAAAAATAACTTTCCATATTTCTTCCGGAGACGCCGCCATGGCGCCCTCACCGCCCACTTTCATTTCCATATTGAATTACCCTGGTAGAATAATTTTAATATCTGTATTTTGCACGGGCCAGAGGGTTTCATATGCAAGGCACTTAAGGGCGAGGCTATAGTGAACTATGCCTCGCTCTTAATAACACAGCATATGGAAGCATCAGGCTTGTGCAAAACAAAATATAGATTACCATGCTTTAGCCATAGATTCCAACGCCGGCCGTTTCAGGCTAAAGGGTGAGACATCAATCGATGTTTTTTCACCGGCAATCATTTCGGCAGTCAATATTCCGGAAATCGGCCCGGTGGCATTGCCAAAGGTATGCCCTGAATTAATCAGCAGCCCCTCGAACTCGGGGACGAAATCAATTACCGGCAAACTATCTGAGGTAAAGGGCACCACCCGGCCCCAGGCCCGGTCAAAGACCGCATTTTTAAGAGCCGGGAAATTACTGTACATAGACTCCACCATGACCCCCACACCTCGCGTATCGGCTGTATTGGCAATGTCAACCGATGCGGGGTAATCCATGGGGATGCCAAAAAGCATGTTGCCGGCTTTCATTTGATTGGCAGCTTGCAAAAATAAGGTTTCGTAACGCCATTCATAATCCACGCGGAAGGCCTCATCATCATAACTTGGCAAATCTTGAAACAATTTGTATTGTTTGGCACTTTCCGGACCATACAGGCATTTATCCAGCAGTCTTTCTTCTAAAGGTGCGGTGGTCATCAACTGCAGCCGCATGGTGAATATCCCCAGAGCGAGACCCAGTTTTTCCGTTAGCTGAGTCGTCCGGCCCCCGGCGGCCAGCACCACATATTTGGATTCAATATCCCCTTTGGCCGTTTTGACGCCGGTTACTTTATCTTTGTCCGTATTGACCGCTAAGACTTCAGTGCCGGTACGGATGAGGGCACCATGTCTTCTGGCAGCGCTTGCAAAGGCACGGACATAAAGCGTCGGATTAACCAGGCAATCCAGCGGGCAATAGGTGGCGCCGATGGTGCTTTCCGGTAAAACAGGGGCCATCTCCAGCGCTTCTTTTTTGTCGAGCAGCTGCATGGTAACCCCGTCTTTATTACGCTGTTCGACAAATTCCTGCATGATGGGTAGCTGCGCTTCTTTATCAAAATAAATCATACCGCCGTTTTGCCGCAGTTCAAAGTCGTAATCGAGTTCATCGGGTAAATTCCGGGCGATTTGGTGGGTGGCGCTGGCCAGATCCAATTGGGGACCTGGAATTCGTGTATGCATAAAGATATAGCCGATGTTATGACCGGTTGCGCCAGAGGCCAGGTCTCCTGATTCCAGCAAAATAACATCAAACCCCTTTTTTGCCAGATAATAGGCCGCAGTGCACCCGATAATGCCGCCTCCAACGACAACAACATCGCACCGATGATCTAAGCCGATATTATGCCCCATAATATCATCCTCCTTTTATGTGTTTTGGATACACCCGATCGACAGAGGGGCTGATGCCCTAAAATTTTTAATGATCACCGCATTATCACTGTCTTGCCCTGTTTTCTATCGCGGTATCAGGCGCAGAATTTTGCGGGCCTCATCCGGTGTGGCCACATCTCTTCCCAGCTCCTCACTCAAACGGACGATCCGATGAACCAGCCTTTCGTTGGTTGCCAATTCGCCTTTCCTGTAATAGATGTTATCCTCCAGGCCGACCCTTACATGTCCCCCCATCAGCACAGCGTGAAGGTTCATGGTCAGCTGGGCAGCCCCAATACCCGAGACCGTCCAGGTGCTGCCTGAAGGCAGGCTGCTGTATAGATGGACCAAATGCTCGACATTTGCGGGCATTGCCCCTCGCAGCCCCATGACAAAATTGAAATGCAGCGGTCGATCCGCTAGATCCCGCTCGCCCAATGCAATGGCATTGTTAATCATGCTTAAATCAAATATCTCCATTTCCGGTTTTATATGAAGACGCTGCATTTCTGTGGCCAGCGCATCGATCAAGTCAGGCGGATTGACATAGGCCGAATTGGGAAAATTGACCGAGCCTGTTGTCAAACTGGCCATCTCGGGGCGCATTTGCAGGCGCTGCATGCGGCTTTCAACATCGGTACCGGCCCGTCCGCCGGTTGATACCTGGATGATGAGATTGCAGCGCTCTTTAATTCGAGAGACAATTTCATGAAAAATTTGGGGATCATCCGACGGATTTTCATCTTTGTCCCGCGCGTGGATATGAATGATCGACGCCCCCTCATCCTCGCAGCGCAGGGCACAGGTGACAATTTCCTCTGTTGTCACCGGGACATGGGGTGTATGTTTTTTTTGAGGTTTGGACCCGGTGGGCGCTATGGTTATGATCAATTTTTCCATCTTAAAATAGTCCTTTTAATAAAGATATTTTTTCCATCGGCTATCACGAAATCGTTTCCGTCCAGAGGACACCTGCGAAAAAATCGTCAAACGGGCATGTTAATTTTTGAGAGGCGATATGCAGATGATTTACCTCCAAGCAACGCAGTGACCCGATATTTGGGATGAAGGGCACCATTGCTTTTGGCCTAACCCAATTATTGATCAAATCCCAAATATCGGGACACAGTCACCTTATAATTCATATCGCCTATCAGAAAATGACATGACCGATTTTCATTGGTTTAGTTGTCTGCGACACGCTATTTCAAAAGGATCGCATCGGTTTTGTGCAGGATCAGGGATCACACAATCCCATGGGCCTTCTCTGCACTGCGCAATATCTTTTCCAGCTCCTTGACCACGGCCGGATCCAAAGGGGCCGGTTCTGAAAAGTTCAAAAGCTCTTCGGCTTTCTGTTTTGCCATTTGCTCAAGGCTGAGACTGCCTTTTTTAACCCAGTCTTCATAGGTTCCCTTACTGCATAAATCCGACAGGCAAAGCTCCTGGCGCATGTGGGCCAGGGTATGCTGGTTGCCTAAATACTGCCCCCCCGGCCCGATCTCTTTAATCAAATCGGCGGCCAGGGTTTCTTCATCAAAAGCCATACCCGCCAGGATTCGTTTGGTGCGCTTGGCGATATCGTCATCGATGACCAGCTGAGCCAGGCTGACCGCATAATTGCTTTCAAGCGTTCCGGCACAATTGTTCAGATTGGCTCCGGCCAGAGCGGCCAGCAGCAGATTGCCTTGTTTTTCGAACCCGGCCTGACAATCCACCTGTTTTGAATCGGTTCGGCCGCCGCTGCCTTCTTTCGGCATTTCATAAAAGCGAGCCATTTCGGTGGTGGCCACATTCAGCAGACCTGTTTCGGGTGACCCGAAAGAAATGTTTCCGGTTCGAATATCCATGGTCGTTGAAACGCCGCCGTAAATGACCGGTGCGCCCGGATTGGTTATCTGGGTCAGCGCAATCCCGGCCAGTTGTTCGGCATTGGTGACCAGGAGGGTGCCGGCCAAAGTGACCGGTGAGGAAGCACCGGCAAACGGTTCTGAATAGATGATAGACGGCAGGCCGGCGCGCGCCAGTTCAACGATGTTTTCAGCCGTGCGTTCGGCAAAAAACAGCGGCGCAATCGGACATTCGGTGGCGGAAAAAATCGGCCGGCGACGCAGTTCATCTTCCCCGCCCTGCACCACCGCCGCCATCTCCAGTAAGAAAGGCAAATTCTTAACATCATAGGCCGCCGCTGTTATGGAATGTTTGGCGGTGTTTTCAAATGTGGTCTTCCAGCGGTAGAGTTCCACCACGGCATTCGGAACATCCGACGGCATGACGGACACGTGAAAAAAATCCAGATGCTCCAGGTGCTGGGTCAGGCGTGCAAACTGGGCTAGATCCTCTAAGGTCCCGAGCCGCCTTTGTCCGGTTTCAATATCATGCACCACCGGGGCACTGCCCAACGTGCCGTAATAAACGGAATGCGGCGAACCTTTGCCATCCAGGTAAAGATCATGTCCCCGTTCTCGGCCGCCCAGGGTAATGGTCTTGGGGGCGGTCTGCAGTGATTTGGTGATGAGGTCCCTGGCAAACTTGACGCGCCACAGGGTCCGGTCACCTTGCTTTCCGGTAACTTCACATGGGATATCGTGCTCTTGCAGGGTGTTGGCAACCATTTCCGAATCAATTTGAATACCGGTCTCTTCCAGAATGGAAAGCGAGGCTTCATGGATGCGCTCTTTGGCTGCTGTATCGAGTAAGTCGACTTTGGGAACGGCCGTTTGCATAATCACGCCTCCTTTATTTTGTTAAAAGAGAGATTGCAATTTCAGTTGCTTCCTGGGCATCCGCACCATATGCGTCAGCGCCGATTTCCTGGGCCCAACTTTCTGACGACGCGGCACCACCAATCATCACTTTGAAGTCGTCTCTATAACCCATCTCCTCTAAAGCATCGATGACTTCCTTTTGGGCCAGGATGGTGGTGGTCAACAGGGCTGAAAGACATATCATATCAGCCGCATTATCTCTGGCAGCCTCAATGATAACCGGCGTAGCAACATCGATTCCAAGGTCAATGACTTCAAAGCCGTTGGCCATCAGCAAACTGGATACCATGGTCTTGCCGATATCATGCAGATCGCCTTTAACGGTGGCAATGACAATCTTTCCCATTAGCTCCTGTGTGACCTGGCTTTCACGCAGCTTGGGCTCCAGGATTGCCAGCGCTCGTTTCATTGTCTCAGCGGCCGCCACCAATTCCGGCAAAAACATATCCCCCTTGCCGAACCGATCTCCGACAACCATGATACCGGCCTTAAAGCCGCCCTCAATTAAGTCGAGCAATTCGGCTGCGCTTATTTCAGCAGCTGCTTGCTCGGCAATCTGGATTGCCGCAGCCTTATTCAGCGTAATAATAGCCTCCTTTGCCTTTTTCTGAAGACTTTGACCTTGAGCTGCCATAGACATCGCGTAATCCTCCTTCAATTATGTATTCAGATCAAAACGAGAAAGGTTCAATTCATCGAGCGGTATCTCAGTTTTGCCATCACAAATTAATTCCTGGATGAGCTTGCCCGAGCCGGGCCCCATGCCGATCCCATGACCGCAATGGCCGCAGGCCATTATAAATCCCTCAACCCCCTCGACCGGACCCAAAATCGGCAGGTCATCCGGGGTGTTGGGGAAAAAGTTGGCATAGGATCGGATGATGCGAACATCTTTGAGCATCGGCATTGCCCTGACATTAACCCTGGCCATGAGTTCGATTTCTTCTTGAGAGGTTCTTTTATCATAGCCCGCGTTGCGCCAGCTAGCACCGATTAAAAGATTGCCGGCCTTCTGCTGGCTCATAATGAGACCGCACCCCAATTGTTCCGATTTGCCGCTATCTTCTTCGACCATATATGAAGCACCCATTATGGCATGCGATACTGTCGGCGGTAATTGCTCGGTAACCAGCATCGCCAGTTGAAAGGGAGCCACAGGCACTTTAATGTCAACCATATCGCCGATCAAACATCCCCAGCTCCCGGCGGCGTTTACTACCGTGTTGGTTTTAATGGTGCCTTTATCGGTGACAACGCCTTGCACCTGCCCGCCGGCAACCTCGATGTCGCGCACTTCGGTATAGTGAAAAAGCTGTGCCCCGCTCTTTTGCGCTTGTAGGTTCAAAGCAATCACCAGAAAAATAGGATTGGTAATGCCATCGATCGCACTGTAGACAGCGCCAACGACCCTTTCCTCTGCCAGATGAGGCTCCAGCTCGAGTACCTGTTGGGCATCGATCATCTTCAGCGGATATCCATCGTCGGCCCTTTTTTGCAGGTGGGCTTCGACAAAAGGAAGTTGATTTTCGTCTTCAATTACGAGCAGCCCGCCACCCTGCACATACTCAAAGTCCATTTCCAGTTCGGCTTTAAGCTGCCGATGAACGTAGAAACTGTGCATCGCCAGTCGGACATCAATTCCGGGCTTACGCGTTATGGACCAGACAAAAGCAGCGTTGGCGCCGGAGGCTTCGCCGGCCATGCATCCTTTCTCGATCAGGACAACACTTTTGCCCGCGCGCGCCAGAAAATAGGTAATCGCTGAACCCACCACGCCACCGCCGATAACGACGATTTCAGCTTCTTGCGGAAGCATTTAATATCCTCTGTTTTCCGTCATCTGTTCGCTGACACCTGACACCACAGGCTTTGTTTCGTCTGCGGCCAGCACGCCGAGGGCAACTGGTTTAATCGATGGTCGGGGGTTTAAAGTTCCGACATCTTCAACTGCCACATTGAGCCGATGCCGCAGCAATTCAATAACGGCCGGCCCGCACATACGCCCCTCACAGGCACCCATGCCCAAGCGGGTCATGCGTTTGACATCTTTTATGCGCAGGTTGCCATCCGACAGCGCCGCTTCTAATTGTTTAAGCGTTACCTCTTCACAGCGGCAAATGACCGTGTCGTCGGTTGCCAGCTCGCAAAGGCCTTTACGCGGCAGACTGATGTTGTCGAGGACTTTGCGGAATCGATTGATGGTATTCAGTTTTTTTTGGTAAGGCCGCATTTGTTCAGCGGCGGTTGCCGGTGAAATGGTGCCCAGAGCGCGGGCTGCCGCAATCCCGGCAATACAGCCTTCCGCAATGGCGGCTTTTCTGCCGGCAACGCCGGCGCCATCGCCAACCGCATAGATACCCGGCACGCTGGTTTCCATGTTGGCCTTGCGCAGCGGAATGTAGCCTCCCCGTCTCAGATCGTATTCGTGCTCACATTCAGCCAGCATCGTCAGCTCTGCTGAAGACACCAGGCCGTAACCCAAACAGATGGTGTCCACTTTTATGAAGCGGGCGGTATTTAAACTGGGTCTCCAATCCTTATCGACTTCCGCAATCACCGCCTCCTGGACACGCCCATCGCCACGGGCCTCGAGGAGAATATGGCTTTGCAACAGCGGAACACCGGCTTTTTTAATGCTGCGCCAATACTGCATGCCTTCTTTTAAAAAATTCCAATTGCCCAAGACGCCCTTTAATGCCTGCAGCCAATGATTGGCATAATTACCGGTTTCCAGTATTGCCGATATATTGCCACCGGCCTTGATAATCTGGTCAGCCAGGACCAATTGTAAGGGTCCTGTGCCGGCAAGCAGGATGTTTTCTCCGGGAAGTACGCGTTCTGTTTTGACGAGCTTTTGAGCCCCGCCGGCGGCAAAAACACCGGGAAGTGTCCAACCCGGAAACGGAACCGGTCGATCATAGGCGCCCGTAGCGACGACCAGGTGCTTAAAGCGCAAACTGGATGAGGTACCGTTACGCGCCAGGGCAAGGCTGCGATCATCAAATATCCCCCACACCAGGGTATTATTTAAATATTGGATTTTATCTGCGTGAGAATAGAATTGATGCAGCAAATCCTGTCCCTCTGTATAATCCGGACCCAGAGCGTCAGGATCGGCGACGTTAAAACCTTTTTGATATTGTCGGAAGCACTGGCCCCCCAAACATTCATTTTCATCCAACAGCGTGACGTTCACCCCGGACCCGGTCGCTTTTATGGCAGCCGCCACCCCACCGGGCCCGCCGCCGATGATGACAATATCGGATGTTCTCACGTGTTATGATTCCCGTTTTGGTATGCTTCTCTGGGTTTCGACCCGGCACCCTGGAGCGGCAAGCGTTTGGCAGGCCTGGGTGTTGGGTATTCCGTTTATGACCATACGGCATTCCTGACACAGCCCAATACCGCAATAAAGCCCCCGGGGTTGTGCGAGCTTATGGGTATAGCGCAGGGTCCTGCGATCGGCAGCCAGCAATACTGCCCCAATGGTCTCACCTTCGTAGGCAGTGATCTTTTCGCCATCTACCTCTATCTCAAACGGCTGCCCTCGTTTGA
The nucleotide sequence above comes from Desulfobacterales bacterium. Encoded proteins:
- a CDS encoding pyridoxamine 5'-phosphate oxidase family protein, giving the protein MKVPMRKKDREITDPIEIERVLKEGEIISVAMSKGDQPYVLPFNYGFLNGLIYIHSANKGFKLEVLAKNPNVAFNVITDVQLLPADKPSDCSVAYSSVVGFGRVRIVEDPVEKLAALEAIMVQYFPKNDAWQYPDKVVAACTVWCIEIKHLTGKTKQPPQEE
- a CDS encoding SRPBCC domain-containing protein, which translates into the protein MEMKVGGEGAMAASPEEIWKVIFEPVFMSRVIPGCKDIVQPAEDEYRIKMVLGIPAVQGHYSGTLRILEKNPFDTIKGSIVGQGGLGKIDGTWEMQFEKSNDLESRVIYAVNVDISGPMASMVGGFMEQVAHSLVKQGLDSFNQAIMGAEEKGASETPLRTDSASEPNLIKMIFRSVLDVVISKFKSVFKPKRTG
- a CDS encoding FAD-binding oxidoreductase produces the protein MGHNIGLDHRCDVVVVGGGIIGCTAAYYLAKKGFDVILLESGDLASGATGHNIGYIFMHTRIPGPQLDLASATHQIARNLPDELDYDFELRQNGGMIYFDKEAQLPIMQEFVEQRNKDGVTMQLLDKKEALEMAPVLPESTIGATYCPLDCLVNPTLYVRAFASAARRHGALIRTGTEVLAVNTDKDKVTGVKTAKGDIESKYVVLAAGGRTTQLTEKLGLALGIFTMRLQLMTTAPLEERLLDKCLYGPESAKQYKLFQDLPSYDDEAFRVDYEWRYETLFLQAANQMKAGNMLFGIPMDYPASVDIANTADTRGVGVMVESMYSNFPALKNAVFDRAWGRVVPFTSDSLPVIDFVPEFEGLLINSGHTFGNATGPISGILTAEMIAGEKTSIDVSPFSLKRPALESMAKAW
- a CDS encoding 3-keto-5-aminohexanoate cleavage protein; this translates as MEKLIITIAPTGSKPQKKHTPHVPVTTEEIVTCALRCEDEGASIIHIHARDKDENPSDDPQIFHEIVSRIKERCNLIIQVSTGGRAGTDVESRMQRLQMRPEMASLTTGSVNFPNSAYVNPPDLIDALATEMQRLHIKPEMEIFDLSMINNAIALGERDLADRPLHFNFVMGLRGAMPANVEHLVHLYSSLPSGSTWTVSGIGAAQLTMNLHAVLMGGHVRVGLEDNIYYRKGELATNERLVHRIVRLSEELGRDVATPDEARKILRLIPR
- a CDS encoding trimethylamine methyltransferase family protein, coding for MQTAVPKVDLLDTAAKERIHEASLSILEETGIQIDSEMVANTLQEHDIPCEVTGKQGDRTLWRVKFARDLITKSLQTAPKTITLGGRERGHDLYLDGKGSPHSVYYGTLGSAPVVHDIETGQRRLGTLEDLAQFARLTQHLEHLDFFHVSVMPSDVPNAVVELYRWKTTFENTAKHSITAAAYDVKNLPFLLEMAAVVQGGEDELRRRPIFSATECPIAPLFFAERTAENIVELARAGLPSIIYSEPFAGASSPVTLAGTLLVTNAEQLAGIALTQITNPGAPVIYGGVSTTMDIRTGNISFGSPETGLLNVATTEMARFYEMPKEGSGGRTDSKQVDCQAGFEKQGNLLLAALAGANLNNCAGTLESNYAVSLAQLVIDDDIAKRTKRILAGMAFDEETLAADLIKEIGPGGQYLGNQHTLAHMRQELCLSDLCSKGTYEDWVKKGSLSLEQMAKQKAEELLNFSEPAPLDPAVVKELEKILRSAEKAHGIV
- a CDS encoding cobalamin-dependent protein (Presence of a B(12) (cobalamin)-binding domain implies dependence on cobalamin itself, in one of its several forms, or in some unusual lineages, dependence on a cobalamin-like analog.), which codes for MAAQGQSLQKKAKEAIITLNKAAAIQIAEQAAAEISAAELLDLIEGGFKAGIMVVGDRFGKGDMFLPELVAAAETMKRALAILEPKLRESQVTQELMGKIVIATVKGDLHDIGKTMVSSLLMANGFEVIDLGIDVATPVIIEAARDNAADMICLSALLTTTILAQKEVIDALEEMGYRDDFKVMIGGAASSESWAQEIGADAYGADAQEATEIAISLLTK
- a CDS encoding FAD-binding oxidoreductase, whose protein sequence is MLPQEAEIVVIGGGVVGSAITYFLARAGKSVVLIEKGCMAGEASGANAAFVWSITRKPGIDVRLAMHSFYVHRQLKAELEMDFEYVQGGGLLVIEDENQLPFVEAHLQKRADDGYPLKMIDAQQVLELEPHLAEERVVGAVYSAIDGITNPIFLVIALNLQAQKSGAQLFHYTEVRDIEVAGGQVQGVVTDKGTIKTNTVVNAAGSWGCLIGDMVDIKVPVAPFQLAMLVTEQLPPTVSHAIMGASYMVEEDSGKSEQLGCGLIMSQQKAGNLLIGASWRNAGYDKRTSQEEIELMARVNVRAMPMLKDVRIIRSYANFFPNTPDDLPILGPVEGVEGFIMACGHCGHGIGMGPGSGKLIQELICDGKTEIPLDELNLSRFDLNT
- a CDS encoding FAD-dependent oxidoreductase; the encoded protein is MRTSDIVIIGGGPGGVAAAIKATGSGVNVTLLDENECLGGQCFRQYQKGFNVADPDALGPDYTEGQDLLHQFYSHADKIQYLNNTLVWGIFDDRSLALARNGTSSSLRFKHLVVATGAYDRPVPFPGWTLPGVFAAGGAQKLVKTERVLPGENILLAGTGPLQLVLADQIIKAGGNISAILETGNYANHWLQALKGVLGNWNFLKEGMQYWRSIKKAGVPLLQSHILLEARGDGRVQEAVIAEVDKDWRPSLNTARFIKVDTICLGYGLVSSAELTMLAECEHEYDLRRGGYIPLRKANMETSVPGIYAVGDGAGVAGRKAAIAEGCIAGIAAARALGTISPATAAEQMRPYQKKLNTINRFRKVLDNISLPRKGLCELATDDTVICRCEEVTLKQLEAALSDGNLRIKDVKRMTRLGMGACEGRMCGPAVIELLRHRLNVAVEDVGTLNPRPSIKPVALGVLAADETKPVVSGVSEQMTENRGY
- a CDS encoding (2Fe-2S)-binding protein — encoded protein: MGQTDKRIFKGVKRGQPFEIEVDGEKITAYEGETIGAVLLAADRRTLRYTHKLAQPRGLYCGIGLCQECRMVINGIPNTQACQTLAAPGCRVETQRSIPKRES